A part of Saccopteryx bilineata isolate mSacBil1 chromosome 12, mSacBil1_pri_phased_curated, whole genome shotgun sequence genomic DNA contains:
- the MYCT1 gene encoding myc target protein 1 yields MANNTTSLGSPWPENFWEDLIISFTVSMAIGLVIGGFIWALFVCLSRRRASARISHWSSSRRPRSYNHGLNRTGFYRHSGYERRSNLSLASLTFQRQASLEQGNSFPRKSSFRASTFHPFLQSPPLPVETESQVMTLPSSHTSPGTNTSQHSLSRQDFHWSSSSLPVGLSPPPPPAYDSIIKAFPDF; encoded by the coding sequence aggATCTCATAATATCCTTCACAGTGTCCATGGCAATTGGACTCGTAATTGGAGGATTTATTTGggctctgtttgtttgtttgtctcgaAGAAGAGCCAGTGCCCGCATCTCACACTGGAGTTCAAGTCGGCGACCGAGGTCTTATAACCATGGCCTCAACCGGACTGGGTTTTACCGCCACAGTGGCTACGAACGTCGCAGCAACCTCAGCCTAGCCAGTCTCACTTTCCAGCGACAAGCTTCCCTGGAACAAGGAAATTCTTTCCCAAGAAAGTCAAGCTTCCGGGCATCAACTTTCCATCCATTTCTGCAAAGTCCACCACTTCCTGTGGAAACTGAGAGTCAGGTGATGACTCTCCCTTCTTCCCATACCTCTCCCGGCACCAACACTTCCCAGCATAGCCTGAGCCGCCAGGACTTCCACTGGTCCAGTAGCAGCCTCCCCGTGGGCCTTTCGCCACCGCCCCCACCTGCCTATGACTCCATCATAAAGGCATTCCCAGATTTCTGA